The Sphingomonas naphthae nucleotide sequence AAACGATCTTGCGTGACATGTCGGTCTTTCGGCTGGATGGCCCCGTGGCGCACGGGATCGTCCGCGCGTCCCCCTTTTCGGACGAACGGGTCGTCCGGGGCCGCGCCGGCCCCGGATCGGCAGATGTGGTGGGTGGTTAGGCGGCGGGCAGCGTGAAGCGGCGGGCCGGGTCGCGGAACGGCACGTAATCGCTGCCGACCACGACGCGCTCCATCACGCGGGGGAAATCGCCATAGTCGCGGATCGCGGTGTGGAGCGTCGAGCGATTGTCCCACACGGCGATCGAGCCTTCCTTCCAGTGGAAGCGGACGTGATGCTCGGGGCGCTGCACTTCCTCGTACAGCTCGGTCAGCAGCGCCTCGCCCTCGGCGCGATCGAGGCCGATGATCGTGGGGAACATGATGAAATCGACGAACAGCAGATCCTCGTCCGTCTCCGGGTGATTGATGACCGCCGGGTGCGCGATGATCGGATGCGCCACGCCCTTGCGGTAGAGATCCTTATATTCGTGGGCGATGAAAAGCCCTTCCAGCCTGGCCTTCAAGCGGTCCGGCAGCGCGCGATAGATCGAGCCGGTGTCGGCAAAGATCGTGTCGCCGCCCACGTCGGGCACATGCACGGCGCGCAGGCTGGTCGCGAAGGCGATCGGCGAGGTCCAGCTGCCGTCGGCGTGCCAGGTGCGGGTCTTCTCGACATAATCGTCCTCCTTGCTGGGCGGGACGATGGCGTGGACGCCCTCGGGCAGATCCTGCTGGCGGCGCTTCTCGCGCAGCTGCTGGAGCGGGTGGATCACCGGCGGGCCGAAGCGGGTGGTGAAGGCCAG carries:
- a CDS encoding TauD/TfdA dioxygenase family protein; its protein translation is MATAPIFSPYQQGELTVTPVQPTLGAEISGVDLSQPLEQPVVDEIRALLVKHKVIFFRDQHITREQQLAFTTRFGPPVIHPLQQLREKRRQQDLPEGVHAIVPPSKEDDYVEKTRTWHADGSWTSPIAFATSLRAVHVPDVGGDTIFADTGSIYRALPDRLKARLEGLFIAHEYKDLYRKGVAHPIIAHPAVINHPETDEDLLFVDFIMFPTIIGLDRAEGEALLTELYEEVQRPEHHVRFHWKEGSIAVWDNRSTLHTAIRDYGDFPRVMERVVVGSDYVPFRDPARRFTLPAA